One Kineococcus radiotolerans SRS30216 = ATCC BAA-149 DNA window includes the following coding sequences:
- a CDS encoding CDP-glycerol--glycerophosphate glycerophosphotransferase encodes MKIVYYSFGGRYSDNPRALHWRALSRGVTGVEHVWLADPRHAGSFPVGTTTVPLGTPAALAALESADVVVADNHLPPFTKAPGATYLQTWHGTPLKRIHRDAINQAHGNEAVLARLDDDVTRWDVLLGPSAAGAVPLRAAFGVTGEVPVTGYPRNDALLAPDAGERRERVRAALGIEPGRTAVLYAPTWRDDDRATGGDPDARLPLDPDRFAQRLGEDHVLLLRLHHLVPETLRGRRVAGVVDVSEHPDVNDLYLAADVLVSDYSSAVFDFALTGRPILFFAYDLEHYRDVVRGFYFDLLEIAPGPVLQTCEEVLDALADLDGVQVAWQERYEAFRARFCHAEDGRAADRVLDLLLAPATAGVGA; translated from the coding sequence GTGAAGATCGTCTACTACAGCTTCGGGGGCCGTTACTCCGACAACCCGCGAGCCCTGCACTGGCGGGCGCTGTCCCGCGGGGTCACCGGCGTCGAGCACGTCTGGCTGGCCGACCCCCGCCACGCCGGCTCCTTCCCCGTCGGCACCACCACCGTCCCCCTCGGCACCCCCGCGGCCCTCGCCGCGCTGGAGTCGGCCGACGTCGTCGTCGCCGACAACCACCTGCCGCCCTTCACCAAGGCCCCGGGGGCGACCTACCTGCAGACCTGGCACGGGACGCCGCTGAAGCGCATCCACCGCGACGCGATCAACCAGGCCCACGGGAACGAGGCCGTGCTGGCGCGCCTCGACGACGACGTCACCCGCTGGGACGTCCTGCTCGGGCCCAGCGCCGCCGGCGCCGTCCCCCTGCGCGCCGCCTTCGGCGTCACCGGCGAGGTCCCCGTGACGGGGTACCCGCGCAACGACGCGCTGCTGGCCCCCGACGCCGGCGAGCGCCGCGAGCGGGTGCGCGCGGCGCTGGGGATCGAACCGGGGCGCACCGCCGTCCTGTACGCCCCCACCTGGCGCGACGACGACCGCGCCACCGGCGGCGACCCCGACGCCCGCCTGCCCCTGGACCCCGACCGCTTCGCGCAGCGCCTGGGGGAGGACCACGTGCTCCTCCTGCGCCTGCACCACCTGGTGCCCGAGACCCTGCGCGGGCGCCGGGTCGCCGGGGTCGTCGACGTCTCCGAGCACCCCGACGTCAACGACCTGTACCTGGCCGCGGACGTCCTGGTGAGCGACTACTCCTCGGCGGTGTTCGACTTCGCCCTCACCGGCCGGCCGATCCTGTTCTTCGCCTACGACCTCGAGCACTACCGCGACGTGGTCCGCGGCTTCTACTTCGACCTGCTCGAGATCGCGCCCGGCCCGGTGCTGCAGACCTGCGAGGAGGTCCTCGACGCCCTCGCCGACCTGGACGGGGTCCAGGTCGCGTGGCAGGAGCGCTACGAGGCGTTCCGGGCCCGCTTCTGCCACGCCGAGGACGGCCGCGCCGCCGACCGCGTCCTCGACCTCCTCCTCGCCCCGGCCACCGCGGGGGTGGGCGCGTGA